Proteins encoded together in one Camelina sativa cultivar DH55 chromosome 9, Cs, whole genome shotgun sequence window:
- the LOC104713314 gene encoding 3-hydroxy-3-methylglutaryl-coenzyme A reductase 1 isoform X1, protein MDLRRRPPKPPVNNATNNKNPNGSYPSYQPTRSSDDDRLRSITPPPKASDALPLPLYLTNAVFFTLFFSVAYYLLHRWRDKIRYNTPLHVVTITELGAIIALIASFIYLLGFFGIDFVQSFISRASGDSWDLADSIDEDDHRLVTCSPPAPIVTVTKLPPPEPIVTESLPEEDEEIVKSVLDGVIPSYSLESRLGDCKRAASIRREALQRVTGRSLEGLPLDGFDYESILGQCCEMPVGYIQIPVGIAGPLLLDGFEYSVPMATTEGCLVASTNRGCKAMFISGGATSTVLKDGMTRAPVVRFASARRASELKFFLESPENFDTLAVVFNRSSRFARLQNIKCTIAGKNAYVRFSCSTGDAMGMNMVSKGVQNVLEYLTDDFPDMDVIGISGNFCSDKKPAAVNWIEGRGKSVVCEAVIRGEIVNKVLKTSVAALVELNMLKNLAGSAVAGSLGGFNAHASNIVSAVFIATGQDPAQNVESSQCITMMEAINDGKDIHISVTMPSIEVGTVGGGTQLASQSACLNLLGVKGASKEAPGMNSRRLATIVAGAVLAGELSLMSAIAAGQLVRSHMKYNRSSRDISGATTTTTTTTTT, encoded by the exons ATGGATCTCCGACGGAGGCCTCCTAAACCACCGGTCAACAACGCCACCAACAATAAGAATCCCAACGGATCTTATCCTTCTTATCAACCAACCCGCTCTTCCGACGACGATCGCCTTCGCTCAATCACTCCCCCACCGAAAGCCTCCGATGCGCTTCCTCTCCCTCTATACCTCACCAACGCCGTCTTCTTCACGCTCTTCTTCTCCGTCGCTTATTACCTCCTCCACCGGTGGCGTGACAAGATCCGTTACAACACCCCTCTCCACGTCGTCACTATCACCGAGCTCGGTGCCATTATCGCTCTCATCGCTTCTTTCATCTATCTCTTAGGGTTTTTTGGTATTGACTTTGTCCAATCCTTTATCTCACGCGCTTCCGGTGATTCCTGGGATCTCGCCGATTCAATCGATGAAGACGACCACCGTCTCGTCACGTGCTCTCCACCGGCTCCGATCGTCACCGTTACCAAATTGCCTCCCCCGGAACCAATCGTTACCGAGTCGCTCCCTGAGGAAGACGAGGAGATTGTGAAATCTGTTCTCGACGGTGTGATCCCATCGTACTCGCTCGAATCTCGTCTCGGGGATTGTAAAAGAGCGGCGTCGATTCGGCGTGAGGCGTTGCAGAGAGTCACGGGGAGATCTCTTGAAGGATTACCGTTGGATGGATTTGATTACGAATCTATATTGGGGCAATGCTGTGAGATGCCTGTTGGTTATATTCAGATTCCTGTTGGGATCGCTGGTCCGTTGTTGCTTGATGGTTTTGAGTACTCTGTTCCTATGGCTACAACTGAAGGTTGTTTGGTTGCTAGCACTAACAGAGGCTGCAAGGCTATGTTTATCTCTGGTGGTGCCACTAGCACTGTTCTTAAGGATGGTATGACTCGAGCTCCTGTTGTTCGGTTCGCCTCGGCGAGACGAGCTTCGGAGCTTAAGTTTTTCTTGGAGAGTCCTGAGAATTTCGATACTTTGGCCGTTGTTTTCAACAG GTCGAGTAGATTTGCAAGattgcaaaatattaaatgtacAATAGCCGGGAAGAATGCTTATGTAAGGTTCAGTTGTAGCACTGGTGATGCTATGGGGATGAATATGGTATCCAAAGGTGTGCAGAATGTTCTTGAATACCTTACCGATGATTTTCCTGACATGGATGTTATTGGTATCTCTG GTAACTTCTGTTCGGACAAGAAACCTGCTGCTGTGAACTGGATCGAGGGACGTGGCAAATCAGTTGTTTGTGAGGCAGTAATCAGGGGAGAGATCGTGAACAAGGTGTTGAAAACAAGCGTGGCTGCTTTGGTGGAGCTAAATATGCTCAAGAACTTAGCTGGGTCTGCTGTTGCAGGTTCTCTAGGGGGATTCAACGCTCACGCTAGCAACATAGTATCTGCTGTATTTATAGCTACGGGACAAGATCCAGCTCAAAACGTGGAGAGTTCTCAATGCATCACCATGATGGAAGCTATTAACGACGGCAAAGATATCCATATTTCAGTCACTATGCCATCAATTGAG GTGGGGACAGTGGGAGGAGGAACACAGCTTGCATCTCAATCAGCGTGTTTAAACTTGCTCGGAGTGAAAGGAGCGAGCAAAGAGGCGCCGGGGATGAACTCAAGGAGGCTAGCAACAATAGTGGCAGGAGCAGTATTAGCGGGAGAGTTATCTCTAATGTCAGCAATTGCAGCTGGACAGCTAGTGAGGAGTCACATGAAATACAACAGATCCAGCCGAGACATCTCTGGAGCAACGACAAcgacaacgacaacaacaacaacatga
- the LOC104713314 gene encoding 3-hydroxy-3-methylglutaryl-coenzyme A reductase 1 isoform X2 codes for MDLRRRPPKPPVNNATNNKNPNGSYPSYQPTRSSDDDRLRSITPPPKASDALPLPLYLTNAVFFTLFFSVAYYLLHRWRDKIRYNTPLHVVTITELGAIIALIASFIYLLGFFGIDFVQSFISRASGDSWDLADSIDEDDHRLVTCSPPAPIVTVTKLPPPEPIVTESLPEEDEEIVKSVLDGVIPSYSLESRLGDCKRAASIRREALQRVTGRSLEGLPLDGFDYESILGQCCEMPVGYIQIPVGIAGPLLLDGFEYSVPMATTEGCLVASTNRGCKAMFISGGATSTVLKFFLESPENFDTLAVVFNRSSRFARLQNIKCTIAGKNAYVRFSCSTGDAMGMNMVSKGVQNVLEYLTDDFPDMDVIGISGNFCSDKKPAAVNWIEGRGKSVVCEAVIRGEIVNKVLKTSVAALVELNMLKNLAGSAVAGSLGGFNAHASNIVSAVFIATGQDPAQNVESSQCITMMEAINDGKDIHISVTMPSIEVGTVGGGTQLASQSACLNLLGVKGASKEAPGMNSRRLATIVAGAVLAGELSLMSAIAAGQLVRSHMKYNRSSRDISGATTTTTTTTTT; via the exons ATGGATCTCCGACGGAGGCCTCCTAAACCACCGGTCAACAACGCCACCAACAATAAGAATCCCAACGGATCTTATCCTTCTTATCAACCAACCCGCTCTTCCGACGACGATCGCCTTCGCTCAATCACTCCCCCACCGAAAGCCTCCGATGCGCTTCCTCTCCCTCTATACCTCACCAACGCCGTCTTCTTCACGCTCTTCTTCTCCGTCGCTTATTACCTCCTCCACCGGTGGCGTGACAAGATCCGTTACAACACCCCTCTCCACGTCGTCACTATCACCGAGCTCGGTGCCATTATCGCTCTCATCGCTTCTTTCATCTATCTCTTAGGGTTTTTTGGTATTGACTTTGTCCAATCCTTTATCTCACGCGCTTCCGGTGATTCCTGGGATCTCGCCGATTCAATCGATGAAGACGACCACCGTCTCGTCACGTGCTCTCCACCGGCTCCGATCGTCACCGTTACCAAATTGCCTCCCCCGGAACCAATCGTTACCGAGTCGCTCCCTGAGGAAGACGAGGAGATTGTGAAATCTGTTCTCGACGGTGTGATCCCATCGTACTCGCTCGAATCTCGTCTCGGGGATTGTAAAAGAGCGGCGTCGATTCGGCGTGAGGCGTTGCAGAGAGTCACGGGGAGATCTCTTGAAGGATTACCGTTGGATGGATTTGATTACGAATCTATATTGGGGCAATGCTGTGAGATGCCTGTTGGTTATATTCAGATTCCTGTTGGGATCGCTGGTCCGTTGTTGCTTGATGGTTTTGAGTACTCTGTTCCTATGGCTACAACTGAAGGTTGTTTGGTTGCTAGCACTAACAGAGGCTGCAAGGCTATGTTTATCTCTGGTGGTGCCACTAGCACTGTTCTTAAG TTTTTCTTGGAGAGTCCTGAGAATTTCGATACTTTGGCCGTTGTTTTCAACAG GTCGAGTAGATTTGCAAGattgcaaaatattaaatgtacAATAGCCGGGAAGAATGCTTATGTAAGGTTCAGTTGTAGCACTGGTGATGCTATGGGGATGAATATGGTATCCAAAGGTGTGCAGAATGTTCTTGAATACCTTACCGATGATTTTCCTGACATGGATGTTATTGGTATCTCTG GTAACTTCTGTTCGGACAAGAAACCTGCTGCTGTGAACTGGATCGAGGGACGTGGCAAATCAGTTGTTTGTGAGGCAGTAATCAGGGGAGAGATCGTGAACAAGGTGTTGAAAACAAGCGTGGCTGCTTTGGTGGAGCTAAATATGCTCAAGAACTTAGCTGGGTCTGCTGTTGCAGGTTCTCTAGGGGGATTCAACGCTCACGCTAGCAACATAGTATCTGCTGTATTTATAGCTACGGGACAAGATCCAGCTCAAAACGTGGAGAGTTCTCAATGCATCACCATGATGGAAGCTATTAACGACGGCAAAGATATCCATATTTCAGTCACTATGCCATCAATTGAG GTGGGGACAGTGGGAGGAGGAACACAGCTTGCATCTCAATCAGCGTGTTTAAACTTGCTCGGAGTGAAAGGAGCGAGCAAAGAGGCGCCGGGGATGAACTCAAGGAGGCTAGCAACAATAGTGGCAGGAGCAGTATTAGCGGGAGAGTTATCTCTAATGTCAGCAATTGCAGCTGGACAGCTAGTGAGGAGTCACATGAAATACAACAGATCCAGCCGAGACATCTCTGGAGCAACGACAAcgacaacgacaacaacaacaacatga
- the LOC104713315 gene encoding AT-hook motif nuclear-localized protein 29-like — protein sequence MDGGYFHNLFRPDLHRQLQPQPHLHPLPQPQPQPEPQQQQSDDESDSNKDPGSDPVTSSSTPGKRPRGRPPGSKNKPKPPVIVTRDSPNVLRSHVLEISSGADIIECVNTYARRRGKGVSILSGNGTVANVSIRQPATAHATNGGAGGVVSLHGRFEVLSITGTVLPPPAPPGSGGLSVFLAGTQGQVVGGLAVSPLVASGPVVLMASSFSNATFERLPLEDEGGEGGGGEVGEGGSGAGGGGPPQATSASSPPSGAGQGQLRGNMSGYDQFAGDPHVLGWGASAAPRPPF from the coding sequence ATGGACGGTGGATACTTTCACAACCTCTTCAGACCTGACCTTCATCGCCAACTTCAACCTCAGCCTCATCTCCACCCTCTgcctcaacctcaacctcaacctgAGCCTCAGCAACAACAATCAGATGATGAATCTGACTCCAACAAGGATCCGGGTTCCGACCCGGTTACCTCGAGTTCAACTCCTGGGAAGCGTCCACGTGGGCGTCCTCCGGGATCTAAGAACAAGCCGAAGCCACCGGTGATAGTGACAAGAGATAGCCCCAACGTGCTTAGATCTCATGTTCTTGAAATCTCATCTGGAGCCGACATAATTGAGTGCGTTAACACTTACGCTCGCCGGAGAGGGAAAGGTGTCTCCATTCTCAGTGGTAACGGCACGGTAGCTAACGTCAGCATCCGTCAGCCGGCAACGGCTCATGCGACTAATGGTGGAGCCGGAGGTGTTGTTTCTTTACATGGAAGGTTTGAGGTGCTTTCCATCACTGGTACGGTGTTGCCACCACCTGCGCCCCCGGGATCCGGTGGTCTTTCTGTCTTTCTTGCCGGCACACAAGGTCAGGTGGTCGGAGGACTCGCGGTGTCTCCGCTTGTGGCTTCGGGTCCAGTGGTACTTATGGCTTCATCGTTCTCTAATGCAACTTTCGAACGGCTTCCGCTTGAGGATGAAGGAGGagaaggcggaggaggagaagttGGAGAGGGAGGTAGTGGAGCCGGAGGTGGTGGTCCACCACAGGCCACGTCGGCATCTTCACCACCGTCTGGAGCTGGTCAAGGACAGTTAAGAGGTAACATGAGTGGTTATGATCAGTTTGCCGGTGATCCTCATGTGCTTGGTTGGGGAGCCTCAGCCGCTCCAAGACCACCTTTTTAG
- the LOC104713316 gene encoding AT-rich interactive domain-containing protein 5, with translation MADTEMQEQDVPSGADVDATPVDTKAVEVEERLEQEKDQNSIEKPKSPVPEDTTLTLESDVHLSDAPLTNQTEANEEVGGQDIVDGKNGDVDVDQSGKKITDEGGQEETKLGESTSLKGEPSSPHVAGESVKKWKTWLLSDSEARVVDEAGTPADQEAFIKEVEAFHKENLLEFKAPKFYGQPLNCLKLWRAVIKLGGYDVVTTSKLWRQVGESFHPPKTCTTVSWTFRIFYEKALLEYEKHLRQNGELNLPGSAFLPSASLEKEATSHQGSGSGRARRDAAARAMQGWHSQRLLGSGEVTEPIVKDKGLSSTPKQKNLKNIGLQKQKTPTGADVVFTHESDRQSTAEVIDIGPPADWVKINVRETKDCFEIFALVPGLLREEVRVQSDPAGRLVIAGQPEQLDNPWGITPFKKVVNFPARIDPLHTSAVVSLHGRLFVRVPYEQ, from the exons ATGGCGGACACGGAAATGCAAGAGCAAGATGTGCCGTCTGGTGCTGATGTTGATGCTACTCCTGTTGATACCAAAGCCGTAGAGGTGGAGGAGCGTTTAGAACAAGAGAAAGACCAAAACTCTATTGAAAAACCTAAGTCCCCTGTTCCTGAGGATACGACTCTTACTTTAGAAAGTGATGTTCATTTATCTGATGCTCCCCTTACTAATCAAACTGAGGCTAATGAGGAAGTAGGTGGTCAGGACATTGTTGATGGCAAGAAtggtgatgttgatgttgatcaGTCTGGAAAGAAGATTACGGATGAAGGCGGACAAGAGGAGACAAAACTCGGGGAATCAACTTCTCTCAAGGGGGAACCGTCGAGCCCTCATGTTGCTGGTGAAAGTGTTAAGAAGTGGAAGACATGGTTGCTAAGTGATTCTGAG GCCAGGGTTGTTGATGAAGCAGGGACACCAGCGGATCAAGAGGCGTTTATTAAAGAAGTGGAGGCCTTCCACAAGGAGAATCTCCTGGAATTTAAAGCCCCTAAGTTTTATGGTCAGCCCTTAAATTGTCTCAA GCTATGGAGGGCCGTCATCAAGTTAGGTGGCTACGATGTG GTTACCACATCTAAGCTATGGCGGCAAGTTGGAGAATCCTTCCATCCTCCGAA AACATGCACTACAGTCTCCTGGACATTCCGCATTTTCTATGAAAAG GCACTTTTGGAGTATGAGAAGCATTTAAGGCAAAATGGTGAGCTTAACCTTCCTGGTTCAGCATTTCTTCCGTCTGCAAGCCTTGAAAAGGAG GCAACTAGCCATCAAGGTTCAGGGTCAGGTAGAGCACGAAGAGATGCTGCAGCTCGTGCTATGCAAGGTTGGCATTCTCAGCGCCTTCTTGGATCTGGAGAGGTTACTGAGCCTATTGTTAAG GATAAAGGCTTGAGTTCAACCCCAAAGCAAAAGAACCTCAAAAACATTG GTTTGCAGAAACAAAAAACACCTACTGGCGCGGATGTTGTTTTTACACATGAATCAGACAGACA GTCAACTGCCGAGGTTATAGATATTGGACCCCCAGCAGACTGGGTGAAGATAAATGTCAGAGAAACT AAAGACTGCTTTGAGATATTTGCCCTGGTACCTGGACTTCTTCGTGAAGAG GTCCGCGTTCAATCAGATCCTGCAGGGCGGCTAGTTATAGCAGGCCAACCTGAGCAGCTGGACAATCCTTGGGGAATAACACCCTTCAAAAAG GTTGTGAACTTTCCAGCAAGAATAGATCCGCTGCACACGTCAGCGGTTGTGAGCCTGCACGGTCGACTGTTTGTGCGAGTCCCATATGAGCAATGA